A region from the Prionailurus viverrinus isolate Anna chromosome E2, UM_Priviv_1.0, whole genome shotgun sequence genome encodes:
- the LOC125153301 gene encoding interferon lambda-1-like isoform X2, with amino-acid sequence MAAAWVLVLVAAGLSLASAGPVPTSKPTTAWTDCDFGRFKSLSPRELEAFKKARDALENSLKSWSCTTRPFPRNRDLRQLQVWERPVALEAELALTLKVLGTMADASQGDILDQPLHTLRHMHSELQACVSAQPTAGPQPQGRLHHWLHRLQEASRKESQGCLEASVLFNLFRLLKKDLECVASGDLCV; translated from the exons ATGGCCGCGGCATGGGTCCTGGTGCTGGTGGCTGCAGGGCTGAGCTTGGCCAGCGCGGGCCCCGTCCCCACTTCCAAGCCCACCACAGCCTGGACAGACTGTGACTTTGGCAGGTTCAAATCTCTGTCACCAAGGGAGCTGGAGGCCTTCAAGAAGGCCAGGGATGCGTTG GAAAATTCGCTGAAAAGCTGGAGTTGCACCACCCGCCCCTTCCCTAGAAACCGGGACCTGAGACAGCTACAG GTGTGGGAGCGCCCCGTGGCCTTGGAGGCTGAGCTGGCCCTGACGTTGAAGGTCCTGGGCACCATGGCTGACGCGTCCCAGGGGGACATCCTGGACCAGCCCCTTCACACACTGCGCCACATGCACTCCGAGCTCCAGGCCTGT gtCTCGGCTCAGCCCACAGCAGGCCCCCAGCCCCAAGGCCGCCTCCACCACTGGCTGCACCGGCTCCAAGAGGCCTCGAGGAAG GAGTCTCAAGGCTGCCTCGAGGCCTCTGTCCTGTTCAACCTCTTCCGCCTCCTCAAAAAGGACCTGGAATGTGTCGCCAGTGGAGACCTGTGTGTCTGA
- the LOC125153301 gene encoding interferon lambda-1-like isoform X1, whose translation MELELMGSCTWVLVLVAAGLSLASAGPVPTSKPTTAWTDCDFGRFKSLSPRELEAFKKARDALENSLKSWSCTTRPFPRNRDLRQLQVWERPVALEAELALTLKVLGTMADASQGDILDQPLHTLRHMHSELQACVSAQPTAGPQPQGRLHHWLHRLQEASRKESQGCLEASVLFNLFRLLKKDLECVASGDLCV comes from the exons CATGGGTCCTGGTGCTGGTGGCTGCAGGGCTGAGCTTGGCCAGCGCGGGCCCCGTCCCCACTTCCAAGCCCACCACAGCCTGGACAGACTGTGACTTTGGCAGGTTCAAATCTCTGTCACCAAGGGAGCTGGAGGCCTTCAAGAAGGCCAGGGATGCGTTG GAAAATTCGCTGAAAAGCTGGAGTTGCACCACCCGCCCCTTCCCTAGAAACCGGGACCTGAGACAGCTACAG GTGTGGGAGCGCCCCGTGGCCTTGGAGGCTGAGCTGGCCCTGACGTTGAAGGTCCTGGGCACCATGGCTGACGCGTCCCAGGGGGACATCCTGGACCAGCCCCTTCACACACTGCGCCACATGCACTCCGAGCTCCAGGCCTGT gtCTCGGCTCAGCCCACAGCAGGCCCCCAGCCCCAAGGCCGCCTCCACCACTGGCTGCACCGGCTCCAAGAGGCCTCGAGGAAG GAGTCTCAAGGCTGCCTCGAGGCCTCTGTCCTGTTCAACCTCTTCCGCCTCCTCAAAAAGGACCTGGAATGTGTCGCCAGTGGAGACCTGTGTGTCTGA
- the LRFN1 gene encoding leucine-rich repeat and fibronectin type III domain-containing protein 1: protein MAPGPFSSALPSPPPAALPFLLLLWAGASRGQPCPGRCICQNVAPTLTMLCAKTGLLFVPPAIDRRVVELRLTDNFIAAVRRRDFANMTSLVHLTLSRNTIGQVAAGAFADLRALRALHLDSNRLAEVRGDQLRGLGNLRHLILGNNQIRRVESAAFDAFLSTVEDLDLSYNNLEALPWEAVGQMVNLNTLTLDHNLIDHIAEGTFVQLHKLVRLDMTSNRLHKLPPDGLFLRSQGSGPKPPTPLTVSFGGNPLHCNCELLWLRRLTREDDLETCATPEHLTDRYFWSIPEEEFLCEPPLITRQAGGRALVVEGQAVSLRCRAVGDPEPVVHWVAPDGRLLGNSSRTRVRGDGTLDVTITTLRDSGTFTCIASNAAGEATAPVEVCVVPLPLMAPPPAAPPPLTEPGSSDIATPGRPGANESAAERRLVAAELTSNSVLIRWPAQRPVPGIRMYQVQYNSSADDSLVYRMIPSTSQTFLVNDLAAGRAYDLCVLAVYDDGATALPATRVVGCVQFTTAGDPAPCRPLRAHFLGGTMIIAIGGVIVASVLVFIVLLMIRYKVYGDGDGRRVKGTSRSPPRVSHVCSQTNGAGASQAPPPPAQDRYEALREVTSPAAAALAVEAKATAAEMDSTEPEAVLGRSLGGSATSLCLLPSEEISGEESRATAGPRRSRSGALGPPASAPPTLALVPGGAPARPRPQQRYSFDGDYGALFQSHSYPRRARRTKRHRSTPHLDGAGGGAAGEDGDLGLGSARARLAFTSTEWMLESTV from the exons ATGGCTCCGGGCCCCTTCTCCTCGGCGCTCCCCTCGCCGCCACCTGCCGCCCTGCCCTTTCTGCTGCTGCTCTGGGCCGGGGCATCCCGTGGGCAGCCCTGCCCCGGCCGCTGCATCTGCCAAAACGTGGCGCCCACGCTGACCATGCTGTGCGCCAAGACCGGCTTGCTCTTCGTGCCGCCGGCCATCGACCGGCGCGTGGTGGAGCTGCGGCTCACTGACAACTTCATCGCAGCCGTCCGCCGCAGAGACTTCGCCAACATGACCAGCCTGGTGCACCTCACCCTGTCCCGTAACACCATCGGCCAGGTGGCCGCCGGCGCCTTCGCTGACCTCCGCGCCCTTCGCGCCCTGCACCTCGACAGCAACCGCCTGGCCGAGGTGCGTGGCGACCAGCTCCGCGGCTTGGGCAACCTTCGCCACCTGATCCTCGGCAACAACCAGATTCGCCGGGTCGAGTCAGCTGCCTTCGACGCCTTCCTGTCCACCGTGGAGGACCTGGATCTGTCCTACAACAATCTCGAGGCCCTGCCGTGGGAGGCTGTGGGCCAGATGGTGAACCTGAACACCCTCACGCTGGACCACAATCTCATCGACCATATCGCTGAAGGTACCTTTGTGCAGCTGCACAAACTGGTTCGCCTGGACATGACCTCCAACCGCCTCCATAAACTGCCCCCCGATGGGCTCTTCCTGAGGTCCCAAGGTTCGGGGCCGAAGCCGCCCACGCCGCTCACGGTCAGCTTCGGCGGCAACCCTCTGCACTGCAATTGCGAGCTGCTGTGGCTGCGGCGGCTGACCCGAGAGGACGACCTGGAGACGTGCGCCACCCCGGAGCACCTCACCGACCGCTACTTCTGGTCCATTCCCGAGGAAGAGTTCCTGTGTGAACCCCCGCTGATTACACGGCAGGCGGGGGGCCGGGCCCTGGTGGTGGAGGGCCAGGCGGTCAGCCTGCGGTGCCGCGCTGTGGGTGACCCTGAGCCCGTGGTGCATTGGGTCGCACCCGATGGGCGGTTGCTGGGGAACTCGAGCCGGACCCGGGTTCGGGGGGATGGGACACTGGATGTAACCATCACCACCTTAAGGGACAGTGGCACCTTCACGTGCATCGCCTCCAACGCCGCTGGGGAAGCGACGGCCCCCGTGGAGGTGTGCGTGGTACCCCTGCCTCTGATGGCGCCCCCGCCGGCCGCCCCACCGCCCCTCACCGAGCCCGGCTCCTCAGACATCGCCACGCCCGGCCGACCCGGTGCCAACGAATCGGCCGCTGAGCGCCGGCTCGTGGCGGCCGAGCTCACCTCGAACTCGGTGCTCATCCGCTGGCCGGCCCAGAGGCCCGTGCCCGGCATCCGCATGTACCAGGTCCAGTACAACAGCTCCGCAGATGACTCCCTTGTCTACAG GATGATCCCATCCACCAGCCAGACCTTCCTGGTGAATGATCTGGCAGCAGGCCGCGCCTACGACCTGTGCGTGCTGGCAGTCTACGACGACGGGGCCACTGCACTGCCGGCCACGCGAGTGGTGGGCTGTGTGCAGTTTACCACTGCCGGGGATCCCGCGCCCTGCCGCCCACTGAGGGCCCATTTCTTGGGTGGCACCATGATCATCGCCATTGGGGGCGTCATCGTCGCCTCGGTCCTCGTCTTCATCGTTCTGCTCATGATCCGCTATAAGGTCTACGGCGACGGAGATGGCCGCCGCGTCAAGGGCACCTCCAGGTCGCCTCCGCGGGTCAGCCACGTGTGCTCGCAGACCAACGGCGCAGGCGCgtcgcaggccccgcccccgccggcgcAAGACCGTTACGAGGCGCTGCGCGAGGTGACGTCCCCAGCTGCTGCCGCTTTGGCGGTCGAGGCGAAGGCCACCGCCGCCGAGATGGATTCCACCGAGCCAGAGGCCGTCCTTGGACGctccctgggcggctcagccacCTCGCTGTGCCTGCTGCCGTCTGAGGAAATCTCTGGGGAGGAGTCTCGGGCCACGGCGGGCCCTCGGAGGAGCCGTTCCGGGGCCCTGGGGCCGCCAGCTTCGGCGCCCCCCACTCTAGCTCTGGTTCCTGGGGGGGCCCCGGCCCGGCCGAGGCCGCAGCAGCGCTATTCGTTCGACGGGGACTACGGGGCACTCTTCCAGAGCCACAGTTACCCGCGCCGCGCCCGGCGGACAAAGCGCCACCGGTCCACGCCGCACCTGGACGGGGCCGGAGGGGGCGCGGCCGGGGAGGACGGAGACCTGGGGCTGGGCTCCGCCAGGGCACGCCTGGCCTTTACCAGCACCGAGTGGATGCTGGAGAGTACCGTCTGA